One part of the Saprospiraceae bacterium genome encodes these proteins:
- the lpdA gene encoding dihydrolipoyl dehydrogenase, producing MINVAIIGSGPGGYVAAIRCAQLGMQVTLIEKYPSLGGTCLNVGCIPSKALLDSSEHFYKAKHSFSDHGILLNDLHLDMQKLISRKDAVISQNVKGIEYLMKKNKVHIIHGIASFKNLNTLSITKADQSIEELSFDKCILATGSKPITPAVFNYDKKKIITSTEALQITTLPKSMTIIGAGVIGLELGSVFARLGTQVDVIEYLDRILAGMDLDCAKELQKSLKNLGIRFHLERSVTSVAYTSDKSQVLLKHASKSNDDLKEMVSDYCLIAIGRKPYTEGLQLQNAGIQLDQKNKVIVNDKLQTTCENVFAIGDVIDGPMLAHKAEEEGVFVAEILAGQMPHINYNLIPGVVYTWPEMAGVGYTEDQLVALSRNYKVGKFPFKALGRARASADLDGIVKVICDSKTDEILGVHMVGARAADLIMEAVSLLEFRASAEDMARISHPHPTFSEALKEAALDATAKRSIHN from the coding sequence TTGATAAACGTTGCAATTATTGGATCAGGTCCCGGTGGCTATGTAGCCGCGATTCGTTGCGCTCAATTAGGGATGCAGGTAACACTGATTGAAAAGTACCCAAGTTTAGGAGGCACTTGTTTAAATGTAGGCTGCATACCTTCAAAAGCTTTATTAGATAGTAGTGAACATTTTTATAAGGCCAAACATTCATTTTCAGATCATGGGATTTTATTAAATGACCTGCATTTGGATATGCAAAAATTAATATCCAGAAAGGATGCTGTGATTTCACAAAATGTGAAGGGGATTGAATATTTAATGAAAAAAAATAAGGTCCATATAATACATGGCATAGCAAGTTTCAAAAATTTAAATACCTTAAGCATTACAAAAGCAGACCAATCAATTGAAGAACTTAGTTTTGATAAATGTATTCTAGCTACAGGTTCGAAACCCATAACGCCTGCTGTATTTAATTATGATAAAAAGAAGATTATTACATCTACAGAAGCGCTTCAAATAACAACATTACCAAAATCAATGACGATTATAGGAGCTGGTGTAATTGGTTTAGAATTAGGTTCTGTTTTTGCAAGATTAGGAACTCAGGTAGATGTTATTGAATATTTGGATCGGATATTAGCTGGAATGGATTTAGATTGCGCAAAAGAACTCCAAAAGTCATTAAAGAATTTAGGGATCCGATTTCATTTAGAGCGATCCGTAACCAGTGTTGCATATACATCAGATAAAAGCCAAGTGCTTTTAAAACATGCGTCGAAATCTAATGACGATTTAAAAGAAATGGTATCCGATTATTGTTTAATAGCGATAGGTCGAAAACCATATACGGAAGGCTTGCAATTACAGAATGCAGGAATTCAATTGGATCAGAAAAATAAAGTCATCGTAAATGATAAGTTGCAGACAACCTGTGAAAATGTATTTGCCATTGGAGATGTAATAGACGGTCCAATGTTGGCACATAAAGCAGAAGAAGAGGGGGTATTTGTTGCTGAAATTCTTGCGGGTCAAATGCCGCATATCAATTACAATTTAATACCTGGGGTAGTTTACACTTGGCCAGAAATGGCAGGAGTTGGTTATACCGAAGATCAATTAGTAGCTTTATCAAGAAATTATAAAGTTGGAAAATTTCCATTTAAAGCTTTGGGGAGAGCTCGGGCAAGTGCAGATTTAGATGGAATTGTGAAAGTTATTTGTGATTCAAAAACGGATGAGATATTAGGGGTTCATATGGTTGGAGCCAGAGCGGCAGATTTGATTATGGAAGCTGTTTCTCTTTTGGAATTTAGAGCAAGCGCAGAAGATATGGCTAGAATATCTCACCCACATCCCACATTTTCGGAGGCTTTAAAAGAGGCAGCATTAGATGCCACAGCTAAAAGATCCATTCATAATTGA
- a CDS encoding murein L,D-transpeptidase catalytic domain family protein encodes MLKFRILIILSCLVLCQIVSDSASYQYPQNFANKKTAVECLFQNCGLEGLISFDAFSKAIEGFEKYHPLKSILAICDFTKPSDQNRFLVIDLEHKKLILNSLVAHGKNSGDRFANYFSNQMHSLKSSLGFYRIGQEIISPKHGKAILLEGLEKGKNDLARKREIIIHGAQYVSTDFIKKNGRLGRSYGCAALPVEIMNTIAPILSNGALLYIYNN; translated from the coding sequence GTGCTGAAATTTAGAATTTTAATTATTCTCAGTTGCCTTGTTTTATGCCAAATAGTAAGTGATTCTGCATCCTATCAGTATCCACAAAATTTTGCAAATAAAAAAACAGCAGTGGAATGTCTCTTTCAAAATTGTGGATTGGAAGGGCTGATAAGTTTTGATGCATTTTCAAAGGCTATCGAAGGTTTTGAGAAATATCATCCATTAAAGTCCATTCTTGCGATTTGCGATTTTACAAAACCATCTGATCAGAATCGGTTTTTAGTGATCGATTTAGAACATAAAAAACTTATCTTAAATTCATTAGTTGCACATGGTAAAAATTCAGGTGATCGATTTGCAAATTATTTTTCAAATCAAATGCATTCACTTAAAAGCAGTCTTGGCTTTTATCGAATAGGTCAGGAAATTATAAGTCCAAAACATGGAAAAGCAATTTTATTAGAGGGACTTGAAAAAGGTAAAAATGATCTGGCGCGTAAACGGGAAATTATAATTCACGGTGCGCAATATGTAAGTACTGACTTTATAAAGAAAAACGGTAGGCTTGGAAGAAGTTATGGGTGTGCAGCACTACCTGTTGAAATCATGAATACAATTGCGCCTATTCTATCGAATGGTGCTTTATTGTATATTTATAACAATTGA
- a CDS encoding L,D-transpeptidase family protein yields MKFVIYSLFYFIIVFLFSTIHSCKISNKKKGITQDSSLYSNENYTPLFLDKSLVENYLQADTSLKTIADEVLAFYHRRDYQFAWFQNDGDTKSLLNFLNLLDNYNYTFADTSINSKPIRSYLESVALDSTYFRRNLDDMDKIELLSTVTYFQYARKAYSGLEKDPKDLEWYIPRKKKNYQLLIERITCSDVELEPYEPVNEFYRALKKQLIIYRELLDRKSWPVILVDSFPLKFGDTATSLIFIKEKLSWLGDFNSFDSTPIFSDSLQSAVKKFQFRMGLIQDGVIDSFTLLELNKPLEERIKQISINMERLRWMPDSIPPDYIIVNIPDFNLYVYKSNQFVFKMPVVVGKNITETSIFSGQMTHIVFKPYWNIPASIIQNEILPRIKKNPMYLELNGMEVLSGSQIVDPNSISWKKYNTSIPYTIRQKPGLKNALGNVKFLFPNSYSIYFHDTPAKNLFAENARAFSHGCIRLSDPMKLVNYILRDDINGTEERIQEYLSKKTETWVPIHPIPVFICYFSSWVDINGLLHFRKDIYGHDKRLNSEIYNIAPY; encoded by the coding sequence ATGAAATTTGTTATTTATAGTCTATTTTATTTTATAATTGTATTCCTGTTTTCAACCATTCATTCCTGTAAAATTTCTAATAAAAAGAAAGGAATAACACAAGACAGCAGTCTTTATAGTAATGAAAATTATACCCCTTTGTTTTTAGATAAAAGCCTCGTTGAAAATTATTTGCAAGCGGATACATCATTGAAAACAATTGCTGACGAAGTGCTTGCATTTTACCATAGAAGAGATTACCAATTTGCCTGGTTTCAAAATGATGGAGATACTAAATCATTGTTAAATTTTTTAAATTTACTCGACAATTATAATTATACATTCGCAGACACAAGTATAAATAGTAAGCCTATTCGCAGCTATCTTGAAAGTGTTGCATTAGACTCCACTTATTTTCGGCGGAATCTTGATGACATGGATAAGATTGAATTGTTATCTACGGTTACTTATTTTCAATATGCCAGGAAAGCATACAGTGGATTAGAAAAAGATCCGAAGGATTTGGAATGGTATATTCCCCGGAAAAAGAAAAATTATCAATTGTTGATTGAACGCATTACGTGTTCTGATGTGGAACTTGAGCCATATGAACCTGTCAACGAATTCTATAGGGCACTTAAAAAGCAATTAATAATCTATAGAGAATTGTTGGATAGAAAATCGTGGCCTGTAATATTAGTGGATTCTTTTCCATTAAAATTTGGTGATACTGCAACTTCCTTAATTTTTATCAAAGAAAAACTATCTTGGTTAGGAGATTTTAATAGTTTTGATAGTACCCCAATTTTTTCAGATAGTTTGCAATCTGCGGTTAAAAAATTTCAGTTTAGAATGGGATTAATACAGGATGGTGTAATAGATTCATTTACTTTACTGGAGTTGAACAAACCGCTTGAGGAACGGATTAAACAGATATCTATTAATATGGAGCGATTGCGTTGGATGCCAGATTCAATTCCTCCGGATTACATAATAGTCAATATTCCTGATTTTAATTTGTATGTATATAAATCGAATCAATTCGTTTTTAAAATGCCCGTTGTAGTTGGCAAGAATATTACAGAGACTTCGATTTTCAGCGGACAAATGACGCATATTGTGTTCAAGCCTTACTGGAATATTCCAGCGAGTATAATTCAAAATGAGATTTTACCTCGCATTAAAAAAAATCCGATGTATTTGGAATTAAATGGTATGGAGGTTTTGTCGGGTAGTCAAATTGTTGATCCTAATTCTATTTCCTGGAAAAAATACAATACTTCAATACCCTATACAATTCGTCAAAAGCCAGGATTAAAAAACGCACTCGGAAATGTAAAATTTTTATTTCCAAATTCCTATAGTATCTATTTTCATGATACACCTGCTAAAAACTTATTTGCTGAAAACGCAAGGGCATTTAGTCATGGTTGCATTCGTTTATCGGATCCAATGAAATTGGTAAATTATATATTACGTGACGATATAAATGGAACCGAAGAACGCATTCAGGAATACCTTTCCAAGAAAACAGAAACCTGGGTTCCTATTCATCCAATTCCTGTTTTTATTTGTTATTTTAGTTCATGGGTTGATATCAATGGATTGCTGCATTTTCGCAAGGACATTTATGGTCATGATAAACGTTTAAATTCTGAAATTTATAATATCGCTCCATATTAG